TGTGCCAACCGTCAATCTCACTCATTCTTCACCCTTCCTACACtaccctccttctctccgAAAAGCTCCGATTGCTACCTCAGACAATCCCTCCGCTCTCACCAGGAAGCGGTTCAGGCAACGGCTGTCAGGCCCAATCTCTGATCCCAGAAGAAGatcttcttccattttcctgtattagtgtacactacacagtcTACCACCAAGGAACTCAGGTGAACATGGGCACCATGCACACAGCCTCGTCTAGGTGTGTAAGCATGTTTTTTAGGTATCAATACGGCATGACGTGTGTCGATCACTTGTACACCTCACCCCAATCCGGTTCTGCTTTTGATCTTGCATACCTTTATTTTCGCCTTGTTCCTTTTTGGCTGAACAAGCCACAGATGCTCGGTAATTCGGATGTTGGTTGAGCCGTTGGGGCTACTGAACGTTGTGAAAGCCACCAACGGTCCGTTGTGTATCATGACCGGAGGTGTCCCCGCATCACTTACACCACTCGCTCATTTCACCTATACCTTTTTCGGTTCACCTGGCTTCATCTGACCTCACTCTTCTCTCAAGTTATCTTGAACGGAAAGCCTTGCCCGCCGAGAAACTGCGAGAAGTCTCTCGCCACAGTGGGGAAACGACATGCCTTCCCCAAGTCCACCCACACCATGCCCTTCATATTTCTTAGTGTTTCACCTGTAACTCGAGATCTACGGTGGGCAAAATCCAGGGGACCGGAAGGCATGTGAGTGAAGTTGGAAACAAAAATCTCACGAGTGTGTTTCATGTAGGTCTAGCTTCACGTTTCGTAGCTGGGCCCAGCGGGTCCGGGACTTGCTGTCTTGGTATTACGTCCCGACGTCTTGGATCACTAATCCCCTACGACGACCAAAGGAGCCCCAGTAACTACCCAAATGGGGGATGTTGTGCACCGAATTGGTCAGCGAGTGTGGGTTTAATCTGGGCTGAAGATATTCACCTAGGTCTAGCTTGAAAACTCTAGCGGGTCCATGAATCATCCATACATATCCCACGATAACGCGAGCATCCGATTCCAAGGTATCACATAACAGAGTGGAGAGTTGTGACTGCTCGTCTTCCTGGCTGGGAATGAATCTTCTCATGCATGGCTTATCCCAGGTGGACACGCGAAACTAGAAACGCCGGAAATGCTTCCGCAGTCCCATGAGTATGCAACCATGAAACCATGAGGGCAATCCGCAGATCTCAGGGTGCTGATGATATGTAAACTGGACCCTCTGATTCGAGTTATCATGACGCTGCGCGGGATTGATCCGCCATCCTGACAGGCATGGATCTATTTGTGCGAGTAATTGCTGAAAGATAGGCATGAACCGCAATCATCACTTTGTTTCACCTTGACCATGCGAGAGATGGACCCTTtccaaagaaaagaaaggactGTGAATAGGCACACATGGTGTGCTTACAGTATGAATCTACATGACAGTTCGTGTCTTAAACTAGCGAGCTTCTAGTTCCCGCGAAAATTACAAAAAATGTTTTTAAAAAAACAAAATAAAAAGGGTTGCCTGAAACAATCATCAAGTAGCGACCCAAGACAATCATCACCGATGACATTACTTGcaaagaggatgaggatcgAGGGTCTGAAACTCTCTCTCCACAGTGTTCATCAGGATGAAAGTATAGACCCTTCAGGTTGATGAGTGATGTTCATCATGTTGACAACAGAGACAGTCGAGACATACTGACGCATTGGGGGTATGATTGGGGAAGAATTTATTTGTGAGACACGCTTGCTTATATGCTGCCCatgagaagaaaggaaaactGAATAGATAGGAGAAAATCAAAAAGAGCagataaaaagaaaagaaaagaaaaaagttcCCCGCAAAAAAAGACcccgcaaaaaaaaaaaaaaaaggaaggaaaagacgaatgaaacaaagaaaaatataaagaagaaggaaagagagacaCCCCAAAAGAGATTAATCGCGCATGGGATTACGCGCGCGAGCCAGCGAGCgacagaagaaaaaaaaaaaaactaaaataGTACGTCTACTAAGATTATAACGTGGTAAAACCACACGATCGATGAGATGCGGTCCGATCCGATGGCGACGaatgagaaaagaaaaaaaaaaaaaaaaaaagtagtCGTTGCATCACCTCTATTCGTTGGCCATCGATCGCTTTTTACTAGAGGTATCGCCATCACTACTACCCTTACCGTAAGTAGCTGCTTGCACTAGTCTACATAACTCTACCTATCTTTAGATGCCTATTGATACTCGTCAGTCAGTCCAATCATGTCCAACTCTGCTTTGGTCCAATGGAGTGGAGTGTCTttgctacctaggtatctagATGTATGTCCGGTCCACCTTGATATTTCACCTAGGTGCCTTTTGTCCTCTCTCGCTTTCTTTCCTTGCTAGACCTTATAGTCCCTTGCTATCTACTCTAAACCTTTGGATTAAGTTTCCTGTTTTGATCTTTCTATGCCCTAGGTATGCCCGTTCTTGCCatttacctctacctatctacctacctacctatctatctcTCTATTGATTTACCCCCTTTTCCATCTGACTCGTgtgacttccacttcattttctttctttcgttCTCGTTCTTTCTCTCTACTTCTTTCTCTGTCCACCGGATGAACCAGGAGATAGGTAGACATCACCATTCCACACAACCAGGTCCAAGTTGAGTGACGTGCCGGAGATACAGATGGAGATACAGATGGAGAGACTAGTAGATACAGGTGGGGAGTTATAGGTACACGCTATGAAAACGctactataaaaaaaaaactaaaaaagaaaaagcaaaaaagaagagaaaaaaaaacgaaaaaaaaaaagaaaaaaaaaaaaaccggcGGCCACATGGATCAGTTACCACAAGACTTGATAAACAGAAATGTCACACAAATCTCCTCCGAATACTCATTTAGTCCACACCTGGCGAGACAGATagaccctttttttttttttttttttttttttttttccacggGGTATTCTAGTCTTGATCATCCATCTCCTGGACAATACCTACTGATCTCCGACGGATATCGGGGTATATAGGTAGTGGGAACATCCTCGAGTGGTAGCATGATCGAGGGCCGTGTACCATAGACTACGGGCGGGAGACTCCCTCCGCTTGAGGCAACGGGGAATATGTGTTTGTTGAGATCTCGCGaatcttatataatttcgcGAACCCTTAAGACTTTTACAAACTTGTATCGCATATCTACCGAAGCGAAGCGAAGATTGTCGATGAAAGTCGTAAGGTAAGAGCAGCTGATTTTGGATGTAACTGTCGGGAATTATAGAGCCATCTTGGACCATATctgatgttttttttttttttcaggaGAATCGTCAAAGGGTAacattaggtaggtagatacccAGGGAATCGTCACAGACGTAGACCCAGTTGAACAGAAAGAGGCAGGATATACCCGGGGGTGATGTTGTCCAAAACAGAATCACTACAATCTAGATCGAGGCTGTGGTCCTCCCTGCCCGGAATGATGATGGCAATTGCTGACTTGGTTAGATATCTCCTTTCAGATATGACCTTGTCCCATCAGGTTCGTGGCATGTTCCTCCTAGATCTAGTATACACCCGCCGTCCTCTTTTTCAATAAGATATCACAGTTCGTCCCGATAATACTCCTCCTTACTCCCCTCctcgcttccacttccgcttCCCTCCCCATTTCCCCCCTTCTTACTCTCCTTTTGGTCTTTCCCAGCTTCAGCTGGCTCTCccccctcatcttcatcttcatacCAAACAAACAcctcctttccctcctccgcaaCCGCcccgtcatcctcatcccccGAAACATCGGCATAAAACTCCCACACAATCTCGCCCCCTGCCTCCCTCTCATCATTCAAATTCCTATCAGGATCCAACCCCGCCGCTCTGATTTCCTCTCTGAGTGCGTCCAGGGTCTGCTGATCCAACCCCAGCTTATCGATATCTCTTTCCGAAATCCTCATTTTCTTCATTTCTTTCTGGCCACTTTGTCCTTtacctgctcctgctgctttCCTGCCCTTGCCTGCttttgggtggtggttgttgttgttgttgttgttgtcgtcgccaTAATCACCAAAGACATCCGCTTTGAAGGCCGCTTTGGTCAGTGCCTCGAGAAGGTTCCCTTGCTGTGCTTCTTGTCGTTGCTGTTGTAGATGACgcgggagggggaggacgTGGGTCGAGGGAAGGATGCGGCGCGCACCAATGGGGATGCCGGCTACCGTTAAGCCTTGGTATGAGAGCTTTTCGGGTGATCCCGATTCTGACCCCTGCTTTTGGTCTTCGGTAGTGACGGCAGCTgcagcagctgctgctgagtcGATGGTGTTTTTCCTCCGCTGGTTGAAAGACAGGGCTTCCTCGTCGGAGGTGATGATCTGCCGACAAGTAATCGGGTGCGCCTTGGTTTCCTTGGGCGGGAGGAAGGCAACGTCGGCGCAGAGTCGGGGGGTGTGGATGACCATTAGATAGGCACAGGTGGTGACTTCCTTGATCCAGCCGATCCTATCGCCCGAGAGGGCTGGGTTGCAGTGGTACTGAATCTCGATCGTGCGTGGACGGCCCGTAAGGTCGCAAATGGTGCCCCCGTCTAGTCGCTGGACGAGGTAGCGCTGGTTGTCTTTCGCCTGGAGCTCGGTGTTGGGAGGTGGGGAGAGCTGCTTCTGTTCGTTATTGGGGACTTCAATCTGCTTCCCCTTTtgggagtgggaggaagGCGGCAAGGATGTCCCGAGAATGTACTCCTGGCTGTTCTTGTCGCGCAAAGGGGGGCCGCCTTTCGGGTTGGGTACGGCGTGGTATTGCACGATGGACTTGCCGTAGCAGTATTGGTAGCTCCACCAGCCGCTGACGAAGTGAAGGCATTGATTCTCCAGGCCGCGCATCAGCTCCCATCCTTTGTTATAGGCGCGAGTGACTTCGCGGGCTTCTTCGGCTTTGGCAAGCTCGGTCGCAGTCTTGTTCAGAGCGGGCGGCGGGGCGATGATGGGGATCGAGCAGAGGTAGCGCATGGGCGGGTGAGCAATGAGCTCGTACGTTTCTCTAAGCGGCGAAGTGCCGCCTATGCTCTCGTCGCCATTGTCGGTGTCGGCGTTTGCCGTCGCGGATTCGCGGATCGCACTGGTCAGATCGGTTCTTGTCGTCGAGCCATCGTGTGCGCCGTCGCTCGCTGGGGTCGGCTTGGGTGTCTTGTTGGCTGCTTCGAGGAGAGCAAAGGCGTCGGCCTCGAAGACATAACTGTCGGAAAAGATGACTTCAAACTGGGCAGATGGGGGATTGATGTCAGCATCACTTCGATACTTTTGGTGAGCGGGCAAAGCCAAGACGCACCTGGGGATGTGCCAGCAGATCTTGGTGGATGCTGAAGCTGGCGGGCTGTCGAGCACTGCCAAACGGCAGCGAGCTCAGAGCTAGGAGAGCTAGGCTTGGACGGCGCATGATGCCGCTGGTGATGAATGTGCCCTCACATGTACAGTCAGTTGAAAGGAGAGGTCAGGAATTCGGAAGATCCGGATCCTTAATGTtttggttgggttggttTCCGAGGCAAGATGGTGAAGcttcccgccgccgccgtcgttcGCATAGACGGCCAGGTTGCTTCCCCCCAAATGCCAATGCCGCCAGCTCGCGTCTTTGATAAGGTGTCCTTATCGTTGCTGCCAAATCGGGCGCTGATTCCGCCTGCCGCCATTATGGGGCCTGTTAGTGTTAGTACGTGGGGGACTAGCTAACAGCTCAAGGTATTGTACCTGCCGCGAGAGTGTTAGTGCGTCGCCAGATCGAAACAGCACAGGTAGTCTGATCACCCCAAGGCAGCTTCTCACCTCGCAACAACATCACACCGTTAAAGCTCTTCGTGACAAATTCAACTTGCGAATAACTTCATTTCTATTATCGATCACACCATCGGAGACATCAGCTTGCCTCAAAAAGACCCGTCTCGAGCCGAGCCTTTCCCGAACCCCGCCATAACGAGGGACCGGGGAGCGACGGGACTCACCCCATCTCACTTTCTCCGGTCCTCCACTCCATGGCTCGTCTCATCCCTCCCCGACCTCCCGTCCTCAGCTGAACCATCCGCGATCTCGATCCGCACCTTCGCTAATGTCCTAGGACGTCCGCTCTTCCCCCACGTGTGTTGGAAAAAAAATGGCCCAGGTCCAAACGACATTTCAAGTGTAAATCCCGAGCTAGGTATGTTTGAGATTTATCCAACCCCTATCCATGTCTAGGCATCCTGGAGACATCGAGATCgttgactttttttttccccgtGGGGTTTCGCGCCAGGTGTTCGAGCCGCCTTTCATGACTAGTTCTACACACTACTTACTTAGATCACTGACCACATGTTCGTCACAAAGAAGCAAGACGTAAAAATACCAAATCACATCACTGCATCCCATAAACATTGTTCGCAAATGTCTCGGTCCACCACTGTTTTTTTTGGCTTCACATTACGAAATGATTTAGTTCTCAGTCAGTgagtgtgatgatgatgatgatgatgatgacgatgatgatgttgatgtggaTAAACATTCGATGAtcccaccaaccaaccaacctctCCCACCTCCATTTTTCTCCTCTCATGATTTTTTTTAatcgatgcgatgcgatgcgatgtaATGCAGTCCTTCGAACCCGGACTGTCGCTATCCGAGACATCTCGCGCAAGTTTTTAAACAACATCTGGGGAACTGAATCTTGCTTAGGTAGTTTTCCAAACAAGCTTCAGTTCCTTCCAagctacatacatacctgcCTTCCTAAGCGCGAGGgaggataggtacctacctaacggGTAGCCGCATTTGGCTTTGCAGCGAACACCTATGTACCACTATCTAACCCCCAGGAAAATCACATCaccggtgatgatgatgatgatgatgatggtggacGGGAACTTGCTGGTGGTCAACTAGAACTAGTTTTTTTTGGatggcaggcaggcaggctgGGGGCCGATCAGGATGTGCGAGATCCGGTGCTGGACAACGACTGAGAGTCTTCTTAAGTCTAGACGCTACGAGTATCCGACGTTTAATGCCCAAGGCGAAATAGgtcgaggtaggtacttagcGGTAGCCAGCCAaatggaaagtggaagcacGATGATGTGGATCTAGATCTTGTGCGACGTAAACTTCCTGAAACTGGAACTACCATCCTGTGTCTTTTTGGTTTGTCTATACTCACAAATTTGACATGAATCGTCCCCATGTCGAAATCCAGTGTGTTTAGTTTGTTGAAACgcttatttctttaatattttaaaggttCCGTAAGGAAGAAATAAGTGTTTCTGTCTAAAGCGGTCCAATACCATTAATTGCGGAGCCGGTGGCCCACTTTCTACCCAATTGGGAGATTCTGGGAGTTTAGCAAAACTCGAGGCCCGTGC
The Neurospora crassa OR74A linkage group II, whole genome shotgun sequence DNA segment above includes these coding regions:
- a CDS encoding misfolded glycoproteins degradation protein Yos9, producing the protein MRRPSLALLALSSLPFGSARQPASFSIHQDLLAHPQFEVIFSDSYVFEADAFALLEAANKTPKPTPASDGAHDGSTTRTDLTSAIRESATANADTDNGDESIGGTSPLRETYELIAHPPMRYLCSIPIIAPPPALNKTATELAKAEEAREVTRAYNKGWELMRGLENQCLHFVSGWWSYQYCYGKSIVQYHAVPNPKGGPPLRDKNSQEYILGTSLPPSSHSQKGKQIEVPNNEQKQLSPPPNTELQAKDNQRYLVQRLDGGTICDLTGRPRTIEIQYHCNPALSGDRIGWIKEVTTCAYLMVIHTPRLCADVAFLPPKETKAHPITCRQIITSDEEALSFNQRRKNTIDSAAAAAAAVTTEDQKQGSESGSPEKLSYQGLTVAGIPIGARRILPSTHVLPLPRHLQQQRQEAQQGNLLEALTKAAFKADVFGDYGDDNNNNNNNHHPKAGKGRKAAGAGKGQSGQKEMKKMRISERDIDKLGLDQQTLDALREEIRAAGLDPDRNLNDEREAGGEIVWEFYADVSGDEDDGAVAEEGKEVFVWYEDEDEGGEPAEAGKDQKESKKGGNGEGSGSGSEEGSKEEYYRDEL